In the genome of Gloeotrichia echinulata CP02, one region contains:
- a CDS encoding diacylglycerol/polyprenol kinase family protein, which translates to MSTFPGFESISPIWLQIAIVAAWVLLILIISWGVKRFVNDDPEIIRKIVHIGTGNVILLAWWLDIPAIVGITASIVASVVTLLSYRFPILPGINSVGRQSLGTFFYSVSFGILVAYFWYLQQPQYAALGILVMTWGDGLAALIGQRFGKHKYKVFGGQKSWEGSLTMTLVSYIVSNLIFLGVQGNIWQTWVISLIVAVVATALEAVSFLGIDNLTVPLGSAALAFFLHQLLQ; encoded by the coding sequence TTGAGTACATTTCCCGGTTTCGAGTCAATTTCCCCCATATGGCTGCAAATTGCGATCGTTGCAGCTTGGGTGTTACTCATCCTCATCATCTCATGGGGAGTAAAACGCTTTGTCAATGACGATCCAGAAATTATACGCAAAATAGTTCATATTGGTACTGGGAATGTAATTTTACTCGCTTGGTGGCTAGATATCCCGGCAATTGTCGGTATTACCGCTTCAATTGTAGCGAGTGTAGTTACTTTATTATCTTACCGATTTCCCATTCTCCCTGGTATTAATAGCGTTGGACGCCAAAGTTTGGGGACATTTTTTTACTCTGTCAGTTTCGGTATTTTAGTTGCTTACTTCTGGTATTTGCAACAACCACAATACGCAGCCCTAGGAATTTTGGTGATGACCTGGGGAGATGGACTAGCAGCCTTAATTGGGCAGCGTTTTGGTAAGCATAAGTATAAGGTCTTTGGGGGGCAAAAAAGCTGGGAAGGTTCTTTGACTATGACGCTGGTTAGTTATATCGTTAGTAATTTAATTTTCCTGGGTGTGCAAGGTAATATCTGGCAGACTTGGGTGATATCGTTAATAGTGGCTGTAGTCGCTACTGCCTTAGAAGCTGTTTCGTTTTTAGGGATTGACAATTTGACAGTTCCTTTAGGTAGTGCAGCCCTTGCGTTCTTTTTACATCAATTATTGCAGTAG
- the yidD gene encoding membrane protein insertion efficiency factor YidD yields MKLLFISLIRGYRMFISPLFPPTCRFQPTCSMYAIQAIERFGPWRGSWMGLRRIFRCHPFHPGGYDPVPEERGKEGGQMSNE; encoded by the coding sequence ATGAAACTATTATTTATTTCCCTGATTCGGGGCTACCGGATGTTTATTTCCCCACTGTTTCCTCCGACTTGTCGCTTTCAACCCACTTGTTCAATGTACGCCATTCAAGCCATTGAACGATTTGGCCCCTGGCGCGGTAGCTGGATGGGTTTGCGGCGCATCTTCCGCTGTCATCCATTTCATCCCGGTGGTTATGATCCAGTCCCAGAGGAAAGGGGAAAAGAGGGGGGACAAATGAGTAATGAGTAA
- a CDS encoding M15 family metallopeptidase, whose protein sequence is MRPYHNIPIIECSEPLVAIPLELFAVESPHPYEKLGADYGGHSPYYLRQSVIENLIQAQNYLQLECPNWHIQIFDAYRPVAVQQFMVDYSFAEALQQRGLTEEELSPNQRQEVWEAVYQIWAVPSLDEKTPPPHSTGAAVDVTLVDDLGQIVNMGSPIDEMSQRSLPDYYGNSEHPQAQQYHAYRQLLNDVMLKAGFQRNPREWWHFCFGDQMWAWLNNQSHSNNAFTARYGRLV, encoded by the coding sequence ATGAGACCCTATCACAATATCCCGATTATTGAGTGTAGTGAGCCACTGGTAGCCATTCCGTTGGAACTGTTTGCGGTGGAATCGCCCCATCCTTATGAAAAGCTTGGTGCTGACTATGGGGGACATTCTCCCTATTATTTGCGCCAAAGTGTAATTGAGAACCTGATCCAAGCCCAAAATTATTTACAATTAGAGTGTCCTAACTGGCACATTCAAATTTTTGATGCCTATCGACCAGTAGCTGTGCAGCAGTTTATGGTTGATTATAGTTTTGCAGAAGCTTTGCAGCAACGGGGGCTGACTGAGGAAGAGTTATCACCAAACCAACGTCAAGAGGTTTGGGAAGCGGTTTATCAAATTTGGGCTGTACCGAGTTTAGATGAAAAAACTCCCCCGCCCCATAGTACCGGTGCGGCGGTAGATGTTACCCTAGTGGATGATCTAGGACAAATTGTGAATATGGGTTCACCAATAGATGAAATGTCACAGCGATCGCTTCCCGATTACTATGGCAATAGTGAACATCCACAGGCACAACAGTATCATGCCTATCGCCAGTTGTTAAACGATGTTATGCTAAAAGCTGGATTTCAACGCAATCCCAGGGAATGGTGGCATTTTTGCTTTGGTGATCAAATGTGGGCTTGGTTGAATAATCAATCTCATTCAAATAATGCTTTTACCGCACGCTATGGGCGTCTGGTATAG
- a CDS encoding TspO/MBR family protein, with the protein MIKSWIVIAGVAFVVALAANWITPSDIQWFKRLQRPRWLTFESAIPVIWTVIFICGGWSAYIAWEHNPGTTATWLLMGLYLILEVFTIAYTPVMFRLRSLKAGTIIGGTGFIICALLMLALLPISGWAALLLVPYLLWSPIGTYTTWQMISLNPQDS; encoded by the coding sequence ATGATTAAATCTTGGATAGTGATTGCTGGTGTAGCTTTTGTCGTCGCCTTGGCGGCTAACTGGATTACACCAAGCGATATCCAGTGGTTCAAGCGCTTACAAAGACCGAGATGGCTAACTTTTGAGTCCGCAATTCCAGTCATCTGGACTGTAATCTTTATTTGTGGTGGTTGGTCGGCTTATATTGCTTGGGAACACAACCCTGGAACCACCGCAACCTGGTTACTGATGGGTTTATATCTGATTTTGGAAGTTTTTACCATTGCCTATACACCTGTGATGTTCAGGCTTCGCAGTCTCAAAGCGGGTACAATTATCGGTGGTACAGGTTTCATTATTTGTGCTTTATTGATGTTGGCATTGTTACCTATTTCTGGTTGGGCTGCACTGTTACTAGTTCCTTATTTGCTTTGGAGTCCCATCGGTACTTATACCACGTGGCAGATGATTAGCCTCAATCCTCAAGATTCCTAG
- a CDS encoding DUF6671 family protein has translation MQNQRLFSNRVAILATMHQKERVIAPIIEQELGIKVIVPPDFNTDIFGTFTREIKRPGTQIAAAKLKAQKALDLTGETLAIASEGSFTPHPILPYIYSNREIVILLDKKNDLEIIGEEFSTETNFNHRVVENLDEAYNFAQKVGFPEHGLVVSFQPSAKDNSEIIKGITTEAKLVESVNFAISNSWDGKVYLDTDMRALYNPTRMKNIAKATHDLLKKINSQCPKCSAPGFDITDTIQGLPCEMCNMPTSLILAVTYQCQKCGFSQEKLFPHGRKFAEPGQCMYCNP, from the coding sequence ATGCAAAATCAGCGACTATTTAGTAATCGCGTGGCTATACTAGCTACAATGCACCAAAAAGAAAGGGTGATAGCCCCAATTATTGAGCAAGAATTAGGCATTAAAGTTATAGTACCGCCTGATTTTAATACTGATATTTTTGGTACATTTACTAGAGAAATAAAACGTCCTGGAACTCAGATTGCGGCTGCTAAATTGAAAGCACAAAAAGCCCTGGATTTAACAGGAGAAACACTGGCGATCGCCAGCGAAGGCAGCTTTACACCTCATCCGATTCTGCCTTACATTTATTCTAATAGAGAAATTGTCATTTTATTAGATAAAAAAAATGATCTAGAAATTATTGGCGAAGAATTTTCTACTGAAACTAATTTTAATCATCGTGTGGTAGAAAATCTTGACGAAGCATATAATTTTGCTCAAAAAGTCGGCTTTCCTGAACATGGACTAGTTGTTAGTTTTCAGCCATCAGCTAAAGATAATAGCGAGATAATTAAAGGGATTACTACAGAAGCAAAGCTTGTAGAATCTGTTAATTTTGCCATCAGTAATTCCTGGGATGGCAAAGTTTATCTTGACACCGATATGCGGGCACTTTATAATCCCACACGAATGAAAAATATCGCAAAAGCTACCCATGACTTGTTAAAAAAGATTAATAGTCAATGTCCAAAATGTTCTGCGCCTGGATTTGATATAACTGACACAATCCAGGGATTACCCTGTGAAATGTGTAATATGCCAACCAGCTTGATTTTAGCTGTAACTTATCAATGTCAAAAATGCGGTTTTAGTCAAGAAAAATTATTTCCTCATGGTCGAAAGTTTGCCGAGCCAGGGCAATGTATGTACTGTAATCCATAG
- the hemJ gene encoding protoporphyrinogen oxidase HemJ produces MAYLWFKAFHIIGFVVWFAGLFYLVRLFIYHAEANLEPEPARTILKNQYQIMEKRLYNIITTPGMLVTVAMAIGLVSTEPDVLKEGWLHFKLLFVSLLIGYHHYCSRLMKKLAVDECNWTSQQLRALNEAPTVMLLVIVLLAVFKNSLPTDITVWVIFATIILMAVSIQLYAKKRRLDKEKLTAQIGQVPQEQS; encoded by the coding sequence ATGGCTTATTTGTGGTTTAAAGCGTTTCATATTATCGGCTTTGTAGTTTGGTTTGCTGGATTATTCTACCTAGTACGCCTGTTTATCTATCACGCTGAAGCTAATCTAGAACCGGAACCTGCGAGGACGATACTGAAAAATCAGTATCAGATTATGGAAAAACGCCTGTACAATATTATCACCACTCCAGGAATGTTGGTGACAGTAGCGATGGCTATCGGTTTAGTAAGCACCGAACCGGACGTATTAAAAGAAGGTTGGCTACATTTTAAACTACTATTTGTCTCCCTGTTAATTGGTTATCATCACTACTGTTCTCGTCTGATGAAAAAGTTAGCAGTCGATGAATGTAACTGGACCAGTCAGCAGTTACGTGCTTTAAATGAAGCACCTACAGTCATGTTATTAGTGATTGTATTGTTGGCTGTGTTCAAGAATAGTCTACCGACTGATATCACTGTCTGGGTTATTTTTGCCACAATTATTTTGATGGCTGTTTCTATTCAACTTTACGCTAAAAAACGTAGGCTTGATAAAGAAAAGCTCACAGCACAAATAGGACAGGTTCCACAAGAACAAAGTTAG
- a CDS encoding Uma2 family endonuclease, producing the protein MTVQLLRRKFTVEQYHKMVDSGILTADDRIELIGGEIIEMSPIGTKHAACVNRLVNLLAQLLRKRIILASQNPIALNENSEPQPDVALLKPRDDFYETAHPQPSDIFLLIEVADSTVKYDREVKIPLYAQANIIEVWLVDIYEQVIEVYQQPISAGYQHIQKFARGQTLSIQAFHDVNISVNEIFGR; encoded by the coding sequence ATGACTGTACAATTACTAAGACGGAAATTCACAGTTGAGCAATACCACAAAATGGTTGATTCGGGAATTCTCACAGCGGATGACCGGATAGAACTGATAGGAGGAGAAATTATTGAGATGTCACCTATTGGAACAAAACATGCTGCTTGTGTAAATCGATTAGTTAATCTGTTGGCTCAGTTATTGAGAAAACGCATTATTCTGGCTTCTCAAAATCCAATTGCTTTGAACGAGAACTCAGAACCTCAGCCAGATGTAGCATTACTTAAACCCCGTGATGATTTTTATGAAACCGCGCACCCCCAACCTTCAGATATATTTTTGCTGATTGAGGTCGCAGATTCAACGGTGAAATATGACAGAGAAGTGAAAATTCCTTTATATGCACAAGCAAATATTATCGAAGTTTGGTTGGTGGATATTTATGAGCAAGTTATCGAAGTTTATCAACAACCAATATCCGCAGGATATCAGCATATTCAGAAGTTCGCTAGGGGTCAAACTTTATCAATTCAAGCCTTCCATGATGTGAATATTAGTGTTAATGAAATATTCGGCAGATAA
- a CDS encoding Uma2 family endonuclease: MTVQLLRRKFTVEQYHKMVDSGILTADDRIELIGGEIIEMSPIGTKHAACVNRLVNLLAQLSRKRIILASQNPIALNENSEPQPDVALLKPRDDFYETAHPQPSDIFLLIEVADSTVKYDRKVKIPLYAQANIIEVWLVDIYGQVIEVYQQPIAAGYQHIQKFARGQSLSIQAFPDVNISVDEIFGR, translated from the coding sequence ATGACTGTACAATTACTAAGACGGAAATTCACAGTTGAGCAATACCACAAAATGGTTGATTCGGGAATTCTCACAGCGGATGACCGGATAGAACTGATAGGAGGAGAAATTATTGAGATGTCACCTATTGGAACAAAACATGCTGCTTGTGTAAATCGATTAGTTAATCTGTTGGCTCAGTTATCGAGAAAACGCATTATTCTGGCTTCTCAAAATCCAATTGCTTTGAACGAGAACTCAGAACCTCAGCCAGATGTAGCATTACTTAAACCCCGGGATGATTTTTATGAAACCGCGCACCCCCAACCTTCAGATATATTTTTGCTGATTGAAGTCGCAGATTCAACGGTGAAATATGACAGAAAAGTGAAAATTCCTTTATATGCACAAGCAAATATTATCGAAGTTTGGTTAGTGGATATTTATGGGCAAGTTATCGAAGTTTATCAACAACCAATAGCTGCAGGATATCAGCATATTCAGAAGTTCGCTAGGGGTCAAAGTTTATCAATTCAAGCCTTCCCTGATGTGAATATTAGCGTTGATGAAATATTCGGCAGATAA
- a CDS encoding alpha/beta fold hydrolase — protein MSLTENKIKVDSLEWFYRESSPIGRTDLLPVVLLHGVVSQSYSWRNILPALGNQGTRAIAPDWIGYGFSATPEKRDFAYTPDAFITALSGFVKALELERFSLVVQGFLGSVGLQYALRHPEQIANIAILNTPISTAAKLPWKIKQMGLPLAGEMMTQDPLLVDRTLEGGSRYRIEDKDLDVYRRPFLKSSAPGRALLATIRNLQLDSATTEIESGFKQWQEPMLIQWGMIDPWLSVDIAENFANSVPNAELIKLNNVGHYPQEHYHETILQDLLSFVRRA, from the coding sequence GTGTCATTAACAGAAAATAAAATAAAAGTAGATTCTCTAGAATGGTTTTATCGCGAATCTTCACCAATTGGTAGAACTGATTTGCTACCTGTGGTGTTATTGCACGGCGTAGTTTCTCAAAGTTACAGCTGGCGCAATATCTTACCTGCTTTGGGGAACCAGGGAACAAGAGCGATCGCCCCTGATTGGATTGGTTATGGCTTTTCTGCAACCCCAGAAAAACGCGATTTTGCTTACACGCCAGATGCATTTATTACAGCTTTGTCAGGCTTTGTTAAAGCCCTAGAACTAGAGCGTTTTTCTTTAGTCGTGCAAGGATTTTTAGGTTCTGTGGGATTACAATATGCTTTGCGTCATCCAGAACAAATAGCCAACATTGCGATTTTAAATACACCAATTTCAACGGCTGCTAAATTACCCTGGAAAATTAAACAAATGGGTTTACCTTTAGCAGGGGAAATGATGACCCAAGACCCTCTTTTAGTTGATAGAACCCTAGAAGGTGGTAGCCGTTATCGCATAGAAGATAAAGATTTAGATGTTTATCGCCGACCTTTTTTGAAAAGTTCTGCACCTGGGCGGGCTTTATTAGCAACAATTCGCAATTTGCAATTAGACTCAGCCACGACAGAAATTGAATCTGGCTTTAAACAATGGCAAGAACCAATGTTAATTCAATGGGGTATGATTGACCCTTGGTTATCTGTAGACATCGCTGAAAATTTCGCTAATTCTGTACCCAATGCCGAATTAATAAAACTTAATAATGTTGGGCATTATCCCCAAGAACACTACCACGAGACGATTTTACAAGACCTTTTGTCCTTTGTGCGGCGGGCATAA
- a CDS encoding FAD-dependent oxidoreductase, translated as MNVVIIGCGVVGAAIAYELSLVKGLKIMVFDPQPPAQASTGAALGVLVGVISQKIKGKAWQMRQTSIQRYETLIVELEALTGRKIPFNRQGILSLCLEEENNLAEWENLLAIRHSQGWQLEVWDVAKLKRICPQVDNEKIIGAVYSPQDRQLDPTALTLALVEAAQGNGVIFKFGVTVLGTNTPLARRGEEEGIRCDLVETTEGKIAADWVVVAAGLGSTPLTAQLNEMVDIRPVLGQALQVRLGHPLGNPEFQPAITGNDVHIVPVTDGDYWVGATVEFPSNGNEIPPNLELLESVKQQAIAFCPELAQASIVRTWSGLRPRPEGRPAPVIGKLPGYSNVLLATGHYRNGVLLAPATAYAIREMIIS; from the coding sequence ATGAATGTAGTTATTATCGGTTGTGGTGTGGTTGGGGCGGCGATCGCCTATGAACTGAGTTTAGTTAAAGGTCTGAAAATCATGGTTTTTGACCCTCAACCACCAGCACAAGCTTCTACAGGTGCTGCACTCGGCGTTTTAGTAGGCGTGATTAGCCAAAAAATCAAGGGTAAGGCTTGGCAAATGCGACAAACTAGCATCCAACGCTATGAAACCTTGATTGTGGAATTAGAAGCTTTAACAGGTCGTAAAATCCCTTTTAACCGTCAGGGAATTCTCAGTCTTTGTCTGGAAGAGGAGAATAATTTAGCAGAGTGGGAAAACTTGCTGGCTATTCGTCACTCTCAAGGCTGGCAATTGGAAGTATGGGACGTTGCTAAACTTAAGCGCATCTGTCCACAGGTAGATAATGAAAAAATTATTGGCGCTGTCTATTCTCCCCAAGACCGCCAACTTGATCCTACAGCCCTGACTTTAGCTTTGGTTGAGGCTGCTCAGGGTAACGGTGTTATTTTCAAATTTGGCGTGACTGTGTTGGGAACGAATACACCGCTTGCGAGGAGGGGGGAAGAAGAAGGAATAAGATGTGATTTAGTTGAAACTACAGAAGGTAAAATTGCTGCAGATTGGGTTGTGGTGGCTGCGGGACTGGGTTCGACACCATTAACGGCGCAATTAAACGAAATGGTTGATATCCGTCCTGTTTTGGGGCAAGCTTTACAAGTGCGCTTAGGACATCCATTAGGAAATCCTGAGTTTCAACCGGCAATTACGGGTAATGATGTGCATATTGTACCTGTGACAGATGGAGATTATTGGGTGGGTGCAACGGTGGAGTTTCCTAGCAATGGGAATGAGATTCCACCCAATCTTGAACTGCTGGAATCTGTCAAACAACAGGCGATCGCCTTCTGTCCCGAATTAGCACAAGCAAGCATTGTCCGCACTTGGTCAGGTTTACGTCCCCGTCCCGAAGGACGCCCCGCACCAGTTATTGGTAAGCTACCTGGGTATAGTAATGTCCTCCTGGCTACTGGACACTATCGCAACGGCGTTTTGTTAGCACCTGCAACAGCTTATGCAATTCGTGAGATGATTATTTCTTAG
- the psbQ gene encoding photosystem II protein PsbQ, whose translation MARQRSVFSLILVLLATFLISCSGASVAVAPPTYTAQQVAKIQEYVTPIEAVRDRSPELQQLIETKDWINVGNFIHGPITEAKLAISYITPNLLPKDQPAAREISRDFLKHLVKIDQGATQANSQLALSNYQAAFADLDKFLELLPKTSSQSEAS comes from the coding sequence ATGGCGCGTCAACGCTCTGTTTTTTCCTTGATTTTAGTATTATTGGCAACGTTCCTCATTAGTTGTAGCGGTGCTAGTGTCGCAGTTGCACCTCCAACTTACACAGCACAACAAGTGGCTAAAATTCAGGAATACGTTACACCAATTGAGGCTGTGCGCGATCGCTCGCCAGAACTTCAACAGCTGATCGAAACAAAAGATTGGATAAATGTGGGTAATTTTATACATGGCCCCATAACAGAAGCCAAGCTGGCGATCTCTTATATCACTCCCAATCTCCTACCCAAAGACCAACCCGCAGCTCGTGAGATTTCGCGAGATTTTCTCAAACATTTGGTGAAAATCGATCAAGGTGCTACCCAGGCTAACTCTCAACTAGCCTTGAGTAACTACCAAGCTGCTTTCGCCGATCTTGACAAATTCCTCGAATTGCTTCCCAAGACAAGCAGTCAATCAGAAGCAAGTTAG
- a CDS encoding pirin family protein, translated as MSQNTKLHLIHDRNLRGHAQIGWLDSYHTFSFGSFYDPNRMGFRTLRVINDDRIAPGAGFPTHSHRDMEILTYVLSGAVEHKDSLGTGSVIRPGDAQIMSAGTGISHSEFNPSPTEPLHLLQIWILPDEQGLTPRYEQKAFPVEEKRGKLRLIAAKDGRDGAVTIHQDVDLYASILESGDVVNYHVKPGRYAWLQIAQGVVTLNGEELRAGDGVQISEEEHLEISSDIGAEILLFDLG; from the coding sequence ATGTCGCAAAACACAAAACTTCACCTAATTCACGATCGCAACTTACGCGGTCACGCTCAGATTGGTTGGCTCGATAGTTACCACACATTTTCCTTCGGTAGTTTTTACGATCCCAACCGCATGGGATTTCGCACCCTCCGAGTAATCAACGATGATCGCATTGCTCCTGGTGCTGGATTCCCTACCCACAGTCATCGCGATATGGAAATTCTTACCTATGTGCTGTCAGGTGCGGTAGAGCATAAAGACAGCTTGGGTACAGGTTCGGTAATTCGTCCCGGTGACGCACAAATCATGAGTGCTGGTACTGGTATCAGCCACAGCGAATTTAATCCCTCACCCACGGAGCCACTCCATTTACTGCAAATTTGGATTCTTCCTGATGAACAAGGATTGACACCCAGGTATGAACAAAAAGCTTTTCCCGTAGAAGAAAAGCGTGGTAAACTCCGTTTAATTGCCGCTAAAGATGGGCGTGATGGCGCTGTGACAATTCACCAAGATGTTGATTTATATGCATCTATTTTAGAAAGTGGTGATGTTGTCAATTATCATGTTAAACCTGGTCGTTATGCCTGGTTACAAATAGCTCAAGGTGTTGTCACCTTGAATGGTGAAGAACTCAGAGCAGGTGATGGCGTGCAAATCAGCGAGGAAGAACACCTGGAAATTAGCAGTGATATCGGCGCAGAAATCTTGCTATTTGATTTGGGTTGA